A part of Cryptosporangium minutisporangium genomic DNA contains:
- a CDS encoding universal stress protein produces the protein MANPAPLRPREQVQRRLSGSPRWAPAAAGIVVGVSRGDDPTGVLTWAAREARALHAPLVVCHAGNDERADAVLAEAGALARRAIPSGHVRTVRGDGRPLPVLAAAADQAGIVVVGTAAGAGSGTQLVGTIAVRLATEGRSAAVVARPPASIQPGQPQQGPFPGHVVVGVDGSPASRAALAYAFAHAAGHRRPLVAVHVTTGSAADYWLDDSLLDTVITDDPAASALVEEEVGPFADRYRVRAASAVHRGRPLAVLSRLSRGADLLVVGVNGRPAGARSRLGSTARGVLLDPPTTVAAVRA, from the coding sequence ATGGCCAATCCGGCTCCGCTGCGCCCGAGAGAGCAGGTGCAGCGTCGGCTCTCCGGCAGCCCGCGCTGGGCACCGGCCGCGGCCGGCATCGTGGTCGGCGTCTCCCGCGGCGACGACCCGACCGGCGTCCTCACGTGGGCGGCCCGGGAGGCGCGGGCACTCCACGCCCCGCTGGTCGTCTGCCACGCCGGCAACGACGAGCGCGCCGACGCCGTCCTCGCCGAGGCCGGCGCGCTGGCCCGCCGTGCGATCCCGTCCGGGCACGTCCGGACGGTCCGCGGCGACGGGCGTCCGTTACCGGTGCTGGCCGCCGCCGCCGACCAGGCCGGCATCGTCGTGGTCGGCACCGCCGCCGGGGCCGGCTCCGGTACCCAACTCGTCGGCACGATCGCGGTCCGGCTCGCCACCGAGGGACGCTCGGCAGCCGTCGTCGCCCGTCCCCCGGCCAGCATCCAGCCCGGTCAGCCCCAGCAGGGCCCGTTCCCGGGGCACGTGGTCGTCGGTGTGGACGGCTCCCCCGCCTCGCGCGCCGCACTGGCGTACGCCTTCGCCCACGCCGCCGGCCACCGTCGTCCACTGGTCGCCGTCCACGTGACCACCGGCTCGGCCGCCGACTACTGGCTCGACGACAGCCTGCTCGACACCGTCATCACCGACGACCCTGCGGCGTCCGCACTGGTCGAAGAGGAGGTCGGCCCGTTCGCCGACCGGTATCGGGTGCGCGCGGCCTCGGCCGTCCACCGAGGTCGGCCGCTCGCCGTGCTCAGTCGCCTCTCCCGCGGCGCCGACCTGCTCGTCGTCGGGGTCAATGGACGCCCGGCAGGCGCGCGCTCCCGCCTCGGCTCCACCGCGCGGGGTGTCCTCCTCGATCCCCCGACCACGGTCGCCGCGGTCCGCGCGTAG
- a CDS encoding HelD family protein has protein sequence MTDRPSVLTTEIAAEQRHVDEVYARLEVVRSGTTEVEAEGHRRAQLGNEGALYERDVLVHQAARRRKALDSGYDGLVFGRLDLRGGEARHIGRLGVLDARYEPLVVDWRAPAAAPFYRATAEDPLDVVRRRVIHSSGTRVVGLSDDLLDPSAAPEGMAVVGEGALMATLARARGRAMRDIVSTIQREQDEAIRAPAAGTTIIEGGPGTGKTAVALHRVAYLLYSDRNRYAGGGVLVVGPSPTFVRYIDQVLPSLGEEGVVLRSLGTMLTGIQSTRRDNATLAAVKGALRMRRVLSRLVWLPAPTAPDRFRTVYGGEVLRLDAAALNAARKAARRRGSTPNGSRGQAVRTMLDALWNVSRSWSEPPEHWEREAFDAEIRDRTEFRQFLAAWWPVVDAEQVLRWAADRSRLARSAGSDLRRDEVPPLAASFAQDGWSVADIALLDELRALLGKPPRPPARRRRPEDWEMQEIRLSSDRAAGPAPKDDDEDDEFSLIVVDEAQDLSPMQWRMLGRRGKYASWTLVGDPAQSAWEDPDEATTAMDAAVGTRVRRRYTLTTNYRNSAEIFELAASVLRRWEPGLELPTAVRRTGAAPEERVVPADRLPDAIRAAVVELLADVEGTVGVVTTADQRDEVAEWLSSLGEGRLQVVDSIEAKGLEYDGVVVAQPAGIIAESSAGHRVLYVSLSRATHRLVVITTSADWAEPPTDRSSPDREAEPLSLF, from the coding sequence TTGACCGACCGTCCGTCCGTCCTCACTACCGAGATCGCCGCCGAGCAGCGCCACGTCGACGAGGTCTACGCCCGGCTGGAGGTGGTCCGGTCCGGAACCACCGAGGTCGAAGCCGAGGGCCACCGACGGGCGCAACTCGGCAACGAGGGGGCGCTCTACGAGCGCGACGTCCTCGTCCACCAGGCCGCCCGAAGGCGCAAGGCACTCGACAGCGGATACGACGGCCTGGTGTTCGGCCGCCTCGATCTGCGCGGCGGCGAAGCGCGCCACATCGGTCGGCTCGGGGTGCTGGACGCCCGGTACGAGCCGCTCGTGGTCGACTGGCGAGCGCCGGCCGCCGCACCGTTCTACCGCGCCACCGCCGAGGACCCGCTGGACGTCGTCCGGCGTCGGGTGATCCACTCGTCCGGCACCCGGGTGGTCGGGCTCTCCGACGACCTGCTCGACCCGTCCGCCGCGCCCGAGGGCATGGCCGTCGTCGGCGAGGGTGCACTGATGGCGACGCTGGCCCGCGCCCGCGGCCGAGCCATGCGGGACATCGTGTCCACGATCCAGCGGGAGCAGGACGAGGCGATCCGGGCGCCCGCCGCCGGCACCACGATCATCGAGGGTGGCCCCGGCACCGGAAAGACCGCGGTCGCGCTGCACCGCGTCGCTTACCTGCTCTACTCCGATCGCAACCGGTACGCCGGGGGCGGCGTTCTGGTCGTCGGACCCTCGCCCACGTTCGTCCGCTACATCGACCAGGTCCTGCCCTCGCTCGGCGAGGAGGGCGTCGTGCTGCGGTCGCTGGGCACGATGCTCACCGGTATCCAGTCGACCCGCAGAGACAACGCGACGCTCGCCGCCGTCAAGGGCGCGCTGAGGATGCGCCGCGTGCTGTCCCGCCTGGTCTGGCTGCCGGCGCCGACGGCGCCGGACCGGTTCCGCACCGTCTACGGCGGCGAGGTCCTCCGGCTGGACGCCGCGGCACTCAACGCCGCCAGGAAGGCAGCCCGGCGGCGGGGTAGCACGCCGAACGGCTCCCGTGGGCAGGCCGTGAGGACGATGCTGGACGCGCTCTGGAACGTCTCGCGCAGCTGGTCCGAGCCGCCGGAGCACTGGGAGCGCGAGGCGTTCGACGCGGAGATCCGCGACCGCACCGAGTTCCGCCAGTTCCTCGCCGCCTGGTGGCCGGTGGTCGACGCCGAACAGGTGTTGCGCTGGGCCGCCGACCGGTCCCGGCTCGCCCGGAGCGCCGGCTCCGACCTCCGCCGCGACGAGGTACCGCCGCTCGCCGCCTCGTTCGCGCAGGACGGCTGGTCGGTGGCGGACATCGCGCTGCTCGACGAACTCCGCGCGCTGCTCGGCAAGCCACCGCGGCCACCGGCCCGGCGGCGGCGCCCGGAGGACTGGGAGATGCAGGAGATCCGGCTCTCCTCCGACCGGGCCGCGGGCCCGGCCCCGAAGGACGACGACGAGGACGACGAGTTCTCGCTGATCGTCGTGGACGAGGCGCAGGACCTCTCGCCGATGCAGTGGCGGATGCTCGGCCGCCGCGGCAAGTACGCGTCCTGGACGCTGGTCGGCGACCCTGCGCAGAGCGCCTGGGAGGACCCCGACGAGGCGACCACCGCGATGGACGCCGCCGTGGGCACGCGGGTACGGCGCCGGTACACACTGACCACCAACTACCGCAACTCGGCGGAGATCTTCGAGCTGGCCGCGTCGGTCCTGCGCCGCTGGGAGCCGGGGCTGGAGCTGCCGACCGCGGTACGCCGCACCGGCGCCGCACCCGAGGAGCGGGTGGTGCCCGCCGATCGGCTCCCCGACGCGATCCGGGCCGCCGTGGTGGAGTTGCTCGCGGACGTCGAGGGCACGGTCGGCGTGGTGACCACCGCGGACCAGCGGGACGAGGTCGCGGAGTGGCTCAGCAGCCTGGGCGAGGGGCGGCTGCAGGTCGTGGACAGCATCGAGGCCAAAGGTCTCGAGTACGACGGCGTCGTCGTGGCCCAGCCGGCCGGCATCATCGCCGAGTCCAGCGCCGGCCACCGGGTCCTGTACGTGTCGCTCAGCCGGGCGACGCATCGCCTGGTGGTGATCACGACGTCGGCCGACTGGGCCGAGCCGCCGACCGACCGCTCGTCTCCCGACCGCGAGGCCGAGCCGCTCTCCCTGTTCTGA
- a CDS encoding DUF389 domain-containing protein, with protein MLHLRLIVPTDRMPPVLDLLEGDASVTHLVVLSGAARDPVGDVVLCDVAREGASAVLSALRGLGIAEDGSIAAETIDILMSEAGDRAEREAPGFSTDAVVWEEIEQRVNDETHLSVTYLVFLTVATILAAIGVLLDQPILIVGAMVVGPDFGPLAALCVGVVQRERQMAVRAATALVVGFPVAMVLTLGAVWLLAAADLVDKSMLLTDRPMTDFIWRPDALSWVVGFLAGIAGIVSLTSAKSGALVGVLISVTTVPAAANVSVAVAFDVFDEAWGSTVQLVVNLAAIVVGGVLTLLVQRLYWGRRKLQSPRTPQAQRVAARARRANRQGRQDRQTDG; from the coding sequence GTGTTGCACCTGCGACTGATCGTGCCGACGGACCGGATGCCTCCCGTGCTCGACCTGCTGGAGGGCGACGCGTCCGTCACGCACCTGGTCGTGCTCTCCGGCGCGGCCAGGGACCCGGTCGGCGACGTCGTGCTCTGCGACGTCGCCAGGGAAGGCGCGAGCGCGGTGCTCAGCGCGCTGCGCGGTCTGGGCATCGCCGAAGACGGATCGATCGCGGCCGAGACCATCGACATCTTGATGTCCGAAGCGGGGGATCGGGCCGAGCGGGAAGCCCCCGGGTTCAGCACCGACGCGGTGGTCTGGGAGGAGATCGAGCAGCGGGTCAACGACGAGACCCACCTGTCGGTCACCTACCTGGTGTTCCTGACCGTCGCCACGATCCTCGCGGCGATCGGCGTCCTGCTCGACCAGCCGATCCTGATCGTCGGCGCGATGGTGGTCGGGCCGGACTTCGGGCCGTTGGCCGCGCTCTGCGTCGGCGTGGTGCAGCGGGAGCGGCAGATGGCCGTACGTGCCGCGACCGCGCTGGTGGTCGGCTTCCCGGTGGCGATGGTCTTGACGCTCGGGGCGGTCTGGCTCCTCGCCGCCGCAGACCTCGTGGACAAGTCCATGCTGCTGACCGACCGCCCGATGACGGACTTCATCTGGCGCCCGGACGCGCTCTCCTGGGTCGTCGGGTTCCTCGCCGGCATCGCCGGGATCGTCTCGTTGACGTCGGCGAAGTCGGGCGCGCTGGTCGGCGTCCTGATCTCGGTGACGACGGTCCCGGCCGCCGCGAACGTGTCGGTCGCCGTGGCGTTCGACGTGTTCGACGAGGCATGGGGATCCACGGTCCAGCTGGTGGTGAACCTGGCTGCGATCGTCGTCGGCGGTGTCCTCACGCTCCTCGTCCAACGGCTGTACTGGGGGCGGAGAAAGCTGCAGTCGCCGCGCACGCCCCAGGCCCAGCGCGTCGCAGCGCGGGCCCGCCGGGCGAACCGACAGGGCCGGCAGGACCGACAGACCGACGGTTGA
- a CDS encoding histone-like nucleoid-structuring protein Lsr2 has product MARKVQVMLVDDLDGGTAEETVSFAIDGTSYEIDLSGDNAAALRETIGKYVQAARKAGRGGTRTNRRPAATTQRSGREQNQAIREWAKSKGLQVSDRGRIPQEVIDQYNSEH; this is encoded by the coding sequence GTGGCGCGGAAAGTACAGGTCATGTTGGTCGACGACCTCGACGGCGGGACCGCCGAAGAGACCGTCTCCTTCGCGATCGACGGAACCTCTTACGAGATCGACCTGTCGGGCGACAATGCTGCCGCACTGCGGGAAACGATCGGCAAGTATGTGCAGGCGGCGCGCAAGGCGGGTCGCGGCGGAACCCGCACGAATCGTCGTCCGGCGGCGACCACACAACGATCCGGCCGCGAACAGAACCAGGCCATCCGGGAATGGGCCAAGAGTAAGGGCCTGCAGGTGAGTGATCGCGGGCGTATCCCGCAGGAAGTCATCGATCAGTACAACTCCGAGCACTGA
- a CDS encoding YggT family protein, which yields MSAVGALLGLVLWLFWLVLIARVILDWSVVLAGPPAWGGVRAKAINVVTRITEPVLAPVRKIVPPLRVGGVSIDLALILVFFAVVILRGLVAYL from the coding sequence ATGAGCGCCGTCGGCGCCCTGCTCGGGCTCGTCCTCTGGCTGTTCTGGCTGGTTCTGATCGCCCGCGTGATCCTCGACTGGTCGGTCGTACTCGCCGGACCGCCAGCCTGGGGAGGGGTCCGGGCCAAGGCCATCAACGTCGTCACCCGCATTACCGAGCCGGTGCTCGCTCCGGTCCGCAAGATCGTCCCGCCGCTGCGCGTCGGCGGCGTCTCGATCGACCTCGCGCTCATCCTGGTGTTCTTCGCCGTCGTGATCCTTCGCGGTCTCGTCGCCTACCTGTAG
- a CDS encoding VCBS repeat-containing protein yields the protein MQVLTAVVALGAMAAAHVVGPAPDPADRPGVPADRPLSAAVDGFAGRAGDFDGDRRDDVAAFTRGEGGDVYVARSTGARFDGIGDLWSDTFAFWSQAPLAGDFDGDGRSDVAAFARGGKPTVTVALSTGRSFGRSRVWTTSFAPNVEIPAVGDVNGDGRDDIVAFRRGSDAVVSVALSTGRSFRPSTPWHGHFATGPSVPAVGDVNGDGRDDVVAFTRGESAAVAVALSTGRTFGRAAWWSGWFAEDRALPGLGDVNGDGRADAVAFARDPEASPEQGAEVTVALSTGRTFRRMPAPWLGSWATGGAVPGIGDFNGDGRDDVAAFTRGGRADIYVALSTGRGFRQTPARWHEYFAAATEIPQPGILW from the coding sequence GTGCAGGTACTCACAGCCGTGGTGGCTCTGGGGGCGATGGCCGCGGCTCACGTGGTGGGTCCGGCGCCGGACCCGGCGGATCGGCCGGGGGTACCGGCGGACCGGCCGCTGTCGGCCGCGGTCGACGGCTTCGCCGGGCGGGCCGGGGACTTCGACGGCGATCGCCGGGACGACGTGGCCGCGTTCACCCGCGGCGAGGGTGGGGACGTCTACGTGGCGCGCTCCACCGGCGCGCGGTTCGACGGCATCGGCGATCTCTGGTCGGACACGTTCGCGTTCTGGAGTCAGGCTCCGCTCGCCGGTGATTTCGACGGGGACGGCCGGAGCGACGTCGCCGCGTTCGCCCGGGGCGGCAAGCCGACCGTGACCGTGGCGCTCTCCACCGGTCGCTCGTTCGGCCGCTCTCGGGTATGGACGACGTCCTTCGCGCCGAACGTCGAGATACCGGCCGTGGGCGACGTCAACGGGGACGGCCGCGACGACATCGTGGCGTTCCGGCGGGGCAGCGATGCCGTGGTGTCGGTGGCGCTGTCCACCGGTCGCTCGTTCCGACCGTCGACGCCGTGGCACGGGCACTTCGCCACTGGGCCGTCGGTACCGGCGGTGGGCGACGTCAACGGGGACGGCCGCGACGACGTCGTGGCGTTCACCCGCGGCGAATCGGCGGCGGTGGCGGTCGCCCTGTCCACCGGGCGTACCTTCGGCCGGGCGGCGTGGTGGAGCGGCTGGTTCGCGGAGGACCGGGCGCTCCCCGGGCTCGGGGACGTGAACGGCGACGGCCGGGCGGACGCGGTGGCGTTCGCCCGGGACCCCGAAGCCTCACCGGAACAGGGTGCGGAGGTCACCGTGGCGCTCTCCACCGGCCGGACCTTCCGCCGAATGCCGGCACCCTGGCTGGGCTCGTGGGCGACCGGCGGGGCGGTGCCGGGAATCGGTGACTTCAACGGCGACGGCCGGGACGACGTCGCGGCGTTCACCCGCGGCGGTCGAGCGGACATCTACGTCGCGCTCTCCACCGGCCGCGGATTCCGGCAGACGCCGGCGCGCTGGCACGAGTACTTCGCCGCGGCCACGGAGATCCCGCAGCCCGGCATCCTCTGGTGA
- a CDS encoding IPT/TIG domain-containing protein: MRTFTRPLTALAGSAIALAVAITAVAPAATAAAATPPTAAPRLVTTSPAPVVGGYVPSNNVVTAASRLGKIKSDATLPASVDLRADAPPVGNQGRVGSCVAWSIGYSIMGYYADVDGGTGAPYAPLYLYLRAVKSAPGPSTGLVPEHALNEAQKYGVDTQSDYFQGTVDYRVRPTAAEIANAVNYKISGWKTLWSGVGNQGAVGQLAIERALAAGDPVAIGMPVFLDFQLLKGSATYNTLTGSNLGLHMVAAYGYDSEGLWIRNSWSTSWGANGDAKLSWAFVRKLVNAAFTVNGITTAPNPVVPAPTVVSLSATTGSTVGGDTVTIAGTGLDRATSVKFGNTSATFTTTKYDGATRLVATVPAGLAGTVGVTVTTPSGASTVSSTTKFKYVAPRPTVTALSASSSVIFGGSTVTLTGTALTGTKSVKVGSATAKFTVTSDTSLTFVVPKTSRAGTGRVVVTTAGGSSLPSGSDVFTHVNPPAPVVTALSVKSGKATLVTPTVVTGTDLFGATAVTVDGKRVSFTTLSGTQLRVLVPKHAVGTANIQVTTPGGSSVTGQTSTFSWVA; encoded by the coding sequence ATGCGCACGTTCACCCGGCCACTCACCGCGTTAGCCGGCAGCGCGATCGCGCTCGCCGTCGCGATCACCGCGGTGGCTCCCGCCGCGACCGCCGCGGCCGCGACCCCGCCGACCGCGGCACCGCGGCTCGTCACCACGTCCCCGGCTCCGGTCGTGGGCGGTTACGTCCCGAGCAACAACGTCGTCACCGCGGCGTCCCGGCTCGGCAAGATCAAGTCCGACGCGACGTTGCCCGCCAGCGTCGACCTCCGCGCGGACGCGCCTCCGGTGGGCAACCAGGGCCGCGTCGGATCGTGTGTCGCCTGGTCGATCGGTTACTCGATCATGGGTTACTACGCGGACGTCGACGGCGGCACCGGCGCGCCCTACGCGCCGCTCTACCTGTACCTGCGCGCAGTCAAGAGTGCTCCGGGCCCGTCGACGGGCCTGGTGCCGGAGCACGCGCTCAACGAGGCCCAGAAGTACGGTGTGGACACTCAGTCCGACTACTTCCAGGGCACGGTCGACTATCGGGTCAGGCCGACCGCCGCCGAGATCGCGAACGCGGTCAACTACAAGATCAGCGGCTGGAAGACTCTCTGGTCGGGTGTGGGCAACCAGGGCGCAGTCGGTCAGCTCGCGATCGAGCGGGCGCTCGCCGCCGGTGACCCGGTCGCGATCGGCATGCCGGTGTTCCTCGACTTCCAGCTGCTGAAGGGCAGCGCCACCTACAACACGCTGACCGGCAGCAACCTCGGCCTCCACATGGTCGCCGCCTACGGCTACGACAGCGAGGGTCTCTGGATCCGCAACTCGTGGTCGACGTCGTGGGGCGCCAACGGTGACGCGAAGCTCTCCTGGGCCTTCGTCCGCAAGCTGGTCAACGCAGCCTTCACGGTGAACGGCATCACGACCGCGCCGAACCCGGTCGTTCCCGCACCCACCGTCGTCTCGCTCTCGGCCACCACCGGCTCCACGGTCGGCGGCGACACCGTCACGATCGCCGGCACCGGCCTGGACCGCGCGACCAGCGTGAAGTTCGGCAACACCTCGGCGACGTTCACCACCACGAAGTACGACGGCGCCACCCGCCTGGTCGCCACCGTTCCGGCCGGGCTCGCGGGCACCGTAGGCGTCACGGTGACGACGCCGAGCGGTGCCAGCACGGTCTCCAGCACGACGAAGTTCAAGTACGTCGCACCGCGGCCGACCGTCACCGCCCTGTCGGCGTCCTCCTCGGTGATCTTCGGCGGCAGCACGGTGACGCTGACCGGGACCGCGCTGACCGGGACGAAGAGCGTGAAGGTCGGCAGCGCCACCGCGAAGTTCACGGTCACCTCGGACACGTCGCTGACGTTCGTCGTGCCAAAGACCAGCCGGGCCGGTACCGGGCGCGTCGTGGTGACGACGGCCGGCGGCAGCAGCCTGCCCAGCGGCTCCGACGTGTTCACCCACGTCAATCCGCCGGCGCCGGTCGTGACCGCGCTCTCGGTGAAGTCCGGCAAGGCCACGCTCGTCACGCCGACCGTCGTCACCGGTACCGACCTGTTCGGGGCCACCGCGGTGACCGTCGACGGGAAGCGAGTGTCGTTCACCACGCTGTCCGGCACCCAGCTCCGGGTCCTGGTGCCGAAACACGCGGTCGGCACCGCGAACATCCAGGTGACGACGCCAGGCGGTAGCAGCGTCACCGGCCAGACCAGCACGTTCAGCTGGGTGGCGTAA
- a CDS encoding APC family permease, translated as MSVTTPNPPRSLAKMLVLAAVVVAVPAPITLLSGGVSSIGAASGVLGLPLLYGALGVIMLVSAAAWSAASRQIPDANGLYTFAGRGLGAAVGYGVAALGAVAYTSMTIANVGLIGEEIIAPLHEAGVGAEWWMIAVPVVALIGFLGTTSFRVRAIVLAAIVVIQLPGIFLFDLSALTKPGPEGVTTEALDPTSVFSGSIGAAVGFLALTYVGVEAGRVFQNESNAGRRVASKATYLGILGLVALYVTSTWLVTVVTGGEDFVVEAKDNPIFLVPDSIEANFGVGAANAFFLITTISTIGATLAFHSLAARHLQVTAADGLLPAWFAKEHGPRRVPLHGSWAMSGLSIVVLLAFAVGGAEPYQDVFLIMSHLGALSSVLMFVVVFFAIAVYFLRSDSESDGFFGWEGVLIAALTAGVALASLLVLTVAESDARLGVEPLSVLTWLLPLLAVLAFVGGLVRAQVVRSSRPELVERLAGTRKAPAPGTEEWIDADTSGWSVGGSDGAALPTWQAPPAQPGYGQPGHPVKENHHPYR; from the coding sequence GTGTCCGTAACGACCCCCAACCCCCCACGTTCACTGGCGAAAATGCTGGTGCTGGCCGCTGTCGTGGTGGCTGTTCCGGCTCCGATCACGCTGCTGTCCGGGGGCGTCAGCAGCATCGGCGCGGCCTCGGGGGTTCTCGGCTTACCTCTGCTCTACGGCGCGCTGGGCGTGATCATGCTGGTGTCCGCCGCGGCCTGGAGTGCGGCGTCGCGGCAGATCCCGGACGCCAACGGGCTTTACACGTTCGCCGGGCGGGGGCTCGGCGCGGCGGTCGGGTACGGCGTCGCGGCGCTCGGAGCGGTCGCGTACACCTCGATGACGATCGCCAACGTCGGCCTGATCGGCGAGGAGATCATCGCGCCGCTGCACGAGGCCGGGGTCGGCGCGGAGTGGTGGATGATCGCGGTGCCGGTCGTCGCACTGATCGGCTTCCTGGGGACGACGAGTTTCCGGGTCCGCGCGATCGTGCTCGCGGCGATCGTGGTCATCCAGCTCCCCGGCATCTTCCTGTTCGATCTGTCGGCGTTGACGAAGCCCGGCCCGGAAGGCGTCACGACGGAGGCACTCGATCCGACGTCGGTGTTCAGCGGATCGATCGGAGCGGCCGTCGGCTTCCTCGCGCTGACCTACGTCGGCGTCGAGGCCGGGCGGGTGTTCCAGAACGAGTCGAACGCCGGGCGCCGGGTCGCATCGAAAGCCACCTACCTCGGCATCCTCGGCCTGGTCGCGCTGTACGTGACGTCCACCTGGCTGGTGACCGTGGTGACCGGCGGAGAAGACTTCGTCGTCGAGGCCAAGGACAACCCGATCTTCCTGGTTCCGGACTCGATCGAGGCGAACTTCGGGGTCGGCGCCGCGAACGCGTTCTTCCTGATCACGACGATCAGCACGATCGGTGCGACGCTCGCGTTCCACAGCCTCGCCGCACGTCACCTCCAGGTGACCGCCGCGGACGGTCTGCTGCCGGCGTGGTTCGCGAAGGAGCACGGTCCGCGTCGGGTGCCGCTGCACGGCTCGTGGGCGATGAGCGGGCTGAGCATCGTGGTGCTGCTCGCGTTCGCGGTCGGTGGTGCCGAGCCGTATCAGGACGTCTTCCTGATCATGTCGCACCTGGGCGCGCTGAGCTCGGTGCTGATGTTCGTCGTGGTGTTCTTCGCGATCGCGGTGTACTTCCTGCGGAGCGACTCGGAGTCGGACGGCTTCTTCGGCTGGGAGGGCGTCCTGATCGCGGCGCTGACCGCGGGGGTCGCGCTCGCGTCGCTGCTGGTGCTGACCGTGGCGGAATCGGACGCCCGGCTCGGGGTCGAGCCGTTGTCGGTGCTGACCTGGTTGCTGCCGCTCCTCGCCGTGCTGGCGTTCGTGGGTGGCTTGGTGCGGGCGCAGGTCGTTCGGTCGTCGCGGCCGGAGCTGGTCGAGCGTCTGGCCGGGACGCGTAAGGCCCCGGCGCCCGGTACCGAGGAGTGGATCGACGCCGATACGTCGGGGTGGTCGGTCGGCGGCTCGGACGGTGCGGCTCTGCCCACCTGGCAAGCGCCCCCCGCCCAGCCGGGGTACGGGCAGCCGGGGCACCCGGTAAAGGAGAACCACCACCCGTACCGCTGA
- a CDS encoding NYN domain-containing protein produces MDRPFAQTTYLLVDGENIDATLGSNIFGGRRPSPQERPRWERVRDFASETWDRPVKALFFLNASSGQLPLPFIQALLALDYQPIPLSGGVGEKVVDIGIQRTLDALVDRPGDVLLASHDGDFFDQIERLLDGNRRVGLLGFREFVNSRFAELTAQGLEIYDLEDDVRCFNARLPRVRIINIDRFDPLPYL; encoded by the coding sequence ATGGACCGGCCCTTTGCGCAGACCACGTATCTACTGGTCGACGGCGAGAACATCGACGCCACGCTGGGCAGCAACATCTTCGGTGGCCGGCGGCCCAGCCCCCAGGAGCGTCCGCGCTGGGAGCGCGTGCGTGACTTCGCGAGCGAGACGTGGGACCGCCCGGTCAAGGCACTGTTCTTCCTCAACGCCAGCTCCGGCCAGCTGCCGCTGCCGTTCATCCAGGCGCTGCTGGCCCTGGACTACCAGCCGATCCCGCTGTCCGGCGGCGTCGGCGAGAAGGTCGTCGACATCGGTATCCAGCGGACGCTCGACGCGCTGGTGGACCGGCCCGGGGACGTCCTCCTCGCCAGTCACGACGGGGACTTCTTCGACCAGATCGAACGTCTGCTCGACGGAAACCGGCGGGTCGGGCTGCTCGGGTTCCGGGAGTTCGTCAACTCGCGCTTCGCCGAGCTGACCGCCCAGGGCCTGGAGATCTACGACCTCGAGGACGACGTCCGCTGCTTCAACGCGCGCCTGCCCCGCGTCCGGATCATCAACATCGACCGCTTCGACCCGCTGCCCTACCTCTGA